Proteins encoded in a region of the Anopheles aquasalis chromosome 2, idAnoAquaMG_Q_19, whole genome shotgun sequence genome:
- the LOC126580239 gene encoding protein roadkill isoform X3, whose translation MALARLPVVSDCPAGQTARVTSNLHSSSSTMANSRVPSPPLPEVNTPVAENWCYTQVKVVKFSYMWTINNFSFCREEMGEVLKSSTFSAGANDKLKWCLRVNPKGLDEESKDYLSLYLLLVSCNKSEVRAKFKFSILNAKREETKAMESQRAYRFVQGKDWGFKKFIRRDFLLDEANGLLPEDKLTIFCEVSVVADSVNISGQSNIIQFKVPECKLSEDLGTLFDNEKFSDVTLAVGGREFQVHKAILAARSPVFAAMFEHEMEERKQNRVAITDVDHEVLKEMLRFIYTGKAPNLDKMADDLLAAADKYALDKLKVMCEEALCVNLSVETAADTLILADLHSADQLKAQTIDFINTSHATDVVETVGWKNMVTTHPHLLNEAYRALATQQIPPIGPPRKRVKMS comes from the exons ATTGCCGGTAGTTAGTGACTGTCCGGCAGGTCAAACTGCTAGAGTTACATCGAACCTGCACTCGTCCAGTAGCACCATGGCAAACAGCAGGGTACCGTCGCCTCCGCTGCCGGAAGTCAACACACCGGTGGCGGAAAATTGGTGTTACACTCAG GTCAAAGTGGTCAAATTCAGTTACATGTGGACGATCAACAATTTCAGCTTTTGCCGCGAAGAGATGGGCGAAGTGCTGAAATCCTCCACATTCTCCGCAGGTGCTAATGACAAACTGAAATG GTGCTTGCGCGTCAATCCGAAGGGTCTGGATGAGGAAAGTAAAGACTATCTCTCCCTCTACCTTCTGCTGGTGTCCTGCAACAAGTCGGAGGTGCGGGCAAAGTTCAAATTTTCGATCCTCAATGCCAAACGGGAGGAAACGAAGGCGATGGAGTCGCAACGGGCGTACCGGTTCGTGCAGGGCAAGGACTGGGGCTTCAAAAAGTTCATCCGGCGGGATTTTCTGCTCGACGAGGCGAATGGCTTGCTACCAGAGGACAAGCTAACGATATTCTGCGAG GTCAGCGTAGTGGCCGATAGTGTGAACATTTCCGGTCAGAGCAACATTATCCAATTCAAAGTGCCAGAATGCAAGCTGTCCGAGGATCTGGGGACGCTGTTTGACAATGAAAAGTTTAGCGACGTCACACTGGCAGTCGGAGGCAGGGAGTTCCAGGTGCATAAAGCAATCCTGGCCG CACGCAGTCCCGTGTTTGCTGCAATGTTCGAGCACGAGATGGAGGAACGAAAGCAGAACCGGGTCGCGATTACCGATGTGGACCACGAAGTATTAAAAGAGATGCTGCGGTTTATCTACACGGGGAAGGCGCCCAACCTAGACAAGATGGCGGACGATCTGCTAGCGGCGGCCGACAAGTACGCGCTCGATAAGCTGAAGGTGATGTGTGAAGAGGCGCTCTGTGTTAATCTGTCGGTCGAAACGGCGGCAGATACGCTCATCCTTGCCGATCTGCATAGTGCGGACCAGCTAAAGGCGCAAACGATAGACTTCATCAACAC CAGTCATGCGACCGACGTGGTGGAAACGGTCGGCTGGAAGAACATGGTGACGACTCATCCGCACCTGCTGAATGAAGCGTACCGCGCCCTGGCAACGCAACAGATACCACCGATTGGGCCACCCCGCAAGCGGGTGAA
- the LOC126580239 gene encoding protein roadkill isoform X1: MTSEETNWLSYYTVRLPVVSDCPAGQTARVTSNLHSSSSTMANSRVPSPPLPEVNTPVAENWCYTQVKVVKFSYMWTINNFSFCREEMGEVLKSSTFSAGANDKLKWCLRVNPKGLDEESKDYLSLYLLLVSCNKSEVRAKFKFSILNAKREETKAMESQRAYRFVQGKDWGFKKFIRRDFLLDEANGLLPEDKLTIFCEVSVVADSVNISGQSNIIQFKVPECKLSEDLGTLFDNEKFSDVTLAVGGREFQVHKAILAARSPVFAAMFEHEMEERKQNRVAITDVDHEVLKEMLRFIYTGKAPNLDKMADDLLAAADKYALDKLKVMCEEALCVNLSVETAADTLILADLHSADQLKAQTIDFINTSHATDVVETVGWKNMVTTHPHLLNEAYRALATQQIPPIGPPRKRVKMS, encoded by the exons ATGACTTCCGAGGAGACGAACTGGCTTAGCTATTACACTGTGAG ATTGCCGGTAGTTAGTGACTGTCCGGCAGGTCAAACTGCTAGAGTTACATCGAACCTGCACTCGTCCAGTAGCACCATGGCAAACAGCAGGGTACCGTCGCCTCCGCTGCCGGAAGTCAACACACCGGTGGCGGAAAATTGGTGTTACACTCAG GTCAAAGTGGTCAAATTCAGTTACATGTGGACGATCAACAATTTCAGCTTTTGCCGCGAAGAGATGGGCGAAGTGCTGAAATCCTCCACATTCTCCGCAGGTGCTAATGACAAACTGAAATG GTGCTTGCGCGTCAATCCGAAGGGTCTGGATGAGGAAAGTAAAGACTATCTCTCCCTCTACCTTCTGCTGGTGTCCTGCAACAAGTCGGAGGTGCGGGCAAAGTTCAAATTTTCGATCCTCAATGCCAAACGGGAGGAAACGAAGGCGATGGAGTCGCAACGGGCGTACCGGTTCGTGCAGGGCAAGGACTGGGGCTTCAAAAAGTTCATCCGGCGGGATTTTCTGCTCGACGAGGCGAATGGCTTGCTACCAGAGGACAAGCTAACGATATTCTGCGAG GTCAGCGTAGTGGCCGATAGTGTGAACATTTCCGGTCAGAGCAACATTATCCAATTCAAAGTGCCAGAATGCAAGCTGTCCGAGGATCTGGGGACGCTGTTTGACAATGAAAAGTTTAGCGACGTCACACTGGCAGTCGGAGGCAGGGAGTTCCAGGTGCATAAAGCAATCCTGGCCG CACGCAGTCCCGTGTTTGCTGCAATGTTCGAGCACGAGATGGAGGAACGAAAGCAGAACCGGGTCGCGATTACCGATGTGGACCACGAAGTATTAAAAGAGATGCTGCGGTTTATCTACACGGGGAAGGCGCCCAACCTAGACAAGATGGCGGACGATCTGCTAGCGGCGGCCGACAAGTACGCGCTCGATAAGCTGAAGGTGATGTGTGAAGAGGCGCTCTGTGTTAATCTGTCGGTCGAAACGGCGGCAGATACGCTCATCCTTGCCGATCTGCATAGTGCGGACCAGCTAAAGGCGCAAACGATAGACTTCATCAACAC CAGTCATGCGACCGACGTGGTGGAAACGGTCGGCTGGAAGAACATGGTGACGACTCATCCGCACCTGCTGAATGAAGCGTACCGCGCCCTGGCAACGCAACAGATACCACCGATTGGGCCACCCCGCAAGCGGGTGAA
- the LOC126580239 gene encoding protein roadkill isoform X2, giving the protein MTSEETNWLSYYTVRLPVVSDCPAGQTARVTSNLHSSSSTMANSRVPSPPLPEVNTPVAENWCYTQVKVVKFSYMWTINNFSFCREEMGEVLKSSTFSAGANDKLKWCLRVNPKGLDEESKDYLSLYLLLVSCNKSEVRAKFKFSILNAKREETKAMESQRAYRFVQGKDWGFKKFIRRDFLLDEANGLLPEDKLTIFCEVSVVADSVNISGQSNIIQFKVPECKLSEDLGTLFDNEKFSDVTLAVGGREFQVHKAILAARSPVFAAMFEHEMEERKQNRVAITDVDHEVLKEMLRFIYTGKAPNLDKMADDLLAAADKYALDKLKVMCEEALCVNLSVETAADTLILADLHSADQLKAQTIDFINTHATDVVETVGWKNMVTTHPHLLNEAYRALATQQIPPIGPPRKRVKMS; this is encoded by the exons ATGACTTCCGAGGAGACGAACTGGCTTAGCTATTACACTGTGAG ATTGCCGGTAGTTAGTGACTGTCCGGCAGGTCAAACTGCTAGAGTTACATCGAACCTGCACTCGTCCAGTAGCACCATGGCAAACAGCAGGGTACCGTCGCCTCCGCTGCCGGAAGTCAACACACCGGTGGCGGAAAATTGGTGTTACACTCAG GTCAAAGTGGTCAAATTCAGTTACATGTGGACGATCAACAATTTCAGCTTTTGCCGCGAAGAGATGGGCGAAGTGCTGAAATCCTCCACATTCTCCGCAGGTGCTAATGACAAACTGAAATG GTGCTTGCGCGTCAATCCGAAGGGTCTGGATGAGGAAAGTAAAGACTATCTCTCCCTCTACCTTCTGCTGGTGTCCTGCAACAAGTCGGAGGTGCGGGCAAAGTTCAAATTTTCGATCCTCAATGCCAAACGGGAGGAAACGAAGGCGATGGAGTCGCAACGGGCGTACCGGTTCGTGCAGGGCAAGGACTGGGGCTTCAAAAAGTTCATCCGGCGGGATTTTCTGCTCGACGAGGCGAATGGCTTGCTACCAGAGGACAAGCTAACGATATTCTGCGAG GTCAGCGTAGTGGCCGATAGTGTGAACATTTCCGGTCAGAGCAACATTATCCAATTCAAAGTGCCAGAATGCAAGCTGTCCGAGGATCTGGGGACGCTGTTTGACAATGAAAAGTTTAGCGACGTCACACTGGCAGTCGGAGGCAGGGAGTTCCAGGTGCATAAAGCAATCCTGGCCG CACGCAGTCCCGTGTTTGCTGCAATGTTCGAGCACGAGATGGAGGAACGAAAGCAGAACCGGGTCGCGATTACCGATGTGGACCACGAAGTATTAAAAGAGATGCTGCGGTTTATCTACACGGGGAAGGCGCCCAACCTAGACAAGATGGCGGACGATCTGCTAGCGGCGGCCGACAAGTACGCGCTCGATAAGCTGAAGGTGATGTGTGAAGAGGCGCTCTGTGTTAATCTGTCGGTCGAAACGGCGGCAGATACGCTCATCCTTGCCGATCTGCATAGTGCGGACCAGCTAAAGGCGCAAACGATAGACTTCATCAACAC TCATGCGACCGACGTGGTGGAAACGGTCGGCTGGAAGAACATGGTGACGACTCATCCGCACCTGCTGAATGAAGCGTACCGCGCCCTGGCAACGCAACAGATACCACCGATTGGGCCACCCCGCAAGCGGGTGAA